From a region of the Bremerella alba genome:
- a CDS encoding DUF1559 domain-containing protein — protein sequence MPRSNAPRRAFTLVELLVVIAIIGVLIALLLPAVQQAREAARRMQCSNNVKQLGLALHTYHDTHLTFPSGWIGPNRMSWQSMILPQLEQSALSDQLGAEGAFTADGSSSAPVWHNNTAIVSTGTTPLASTIIPGYICPSDPSESLNTKLRSDDSSFPAQYGKSNYVGTYTAALYNTAGTKTADRNAMFYENSDRKFRDITDGTSNTLMVAERGTVAHYVGSLWIGWHDLSPGGTTGDRWFITHVRINRLSNDSQYAINGTIGHAASSSHPGGAQFLLGDGSARFIPETIDVQTYSALGTIDGAEVIDEF from the coding sequence ATGCCTCGATCTAACGCACCGCGTCGCGCTTTTACGCTGGTCGAATTGTTGGTGGTGATCGCCATCATCGGAGTTTTAATTGCACTTCTGCTGCCTGCCGTACAACAGGCTCGCGAAGCGGCTCGCAGAATGCAATGCAGCAATAACGTGAAGCAACTTGGTTTAGCCCTACATACCTATCACGACACCCATTTGACGTTTCCTTCAGGATGGATTGGCCCAAATCGCATGAGCTGGCAATCCATGATCTTGCCGCAACTGGAACAAAGCGCGCTGAGCGATCAGTTGGGTGCCGAGGGGGCGTTCACGGCTGATGGATCGTCTTCCGCTCCGGTCTGGCATAACAACACGGCGATCGTTTCAACCGGGACCACGCCGCTGGCCAGCACAATCATTCCTGGCTACATCTGCCCCTCGGATCCCTCGGAAAGCTTGAATACCAAACTCCGCTCGGATGACTCCTCGTTTCCAGCTCAATACGGGAAGTCGAACTATGTGGGGACCTATACCGCCGCACTCTACAACACGGCAGGAACCAAGACAGCAGATCGAAACGCGATGTTTTATGAAAACTCGGATCGAAAGTTCCGCGACATCACCGACGGTACAAGCAACACCTTGATGGTTGCCGAACGCGGAACCGTTGCTCACTACGTTGGCTCGTTATGGATCGGCTGGCATGACCTTTCCCCAGGTGGAACAACCGGCGACCGCTGGTTTATCACGCACGTGCGTATCAACCGCCTGAGTAATGATTCGCAATATGCAATCAATGGTACCATCGGCCACGCCGCTAGTAGCTCGCATCCCGGCGGAGCTCAGTTCTTACTCGGCGACGGGTCTGCACGGTTTATCCCCGAAACCATCGACGTTCAAACCTATTCGGCCCTGGGAACCATCGACGGCGCTGAAGTTATCGATGAATTCTAA
- a CDS encoding carboxypeptidase regulatory-like domain-containing protein, producing the protein MVREFLGLLAVGVTVISLAGCGQNTGPALGQVSGTVTLDGKPLSNSMVSFYPDAGGRSAHGITDKSGKYLLQFTGMKNGALVDTHKVKIETGIQLSESETGPKPKKVSQLPARYNKETELTAKVERGSNTFDYDLQSK; encoded by the coding sequence ATGGTGCGTGAATTTTTGGGATTGCTGGCGGTGGGAGTCACCGTGATTAGCTTGGCCGGATGTGGACAAAACACAGGTCCGGCCCTGGGGCAGGTGAGCGGCACCGTGACCCTGGATGGAAAACCACTCTCGAACTCGATGGTCAGTTTCTATCCCGATGCCGGCGGAAGATCGGCACATGGGATAACGGACAAGAGTGGAAAGTATCTACTTCAATTTACGGGGATGAAAAATGGTGCGTTGGTCGACACGCATAAAGTGAAGATTGAAACAGGCATTCAGTTATCTGAAAGCGAAACAGGCCCCAAACCCAAAAAGGTTTCGCAGCTTCCGGCCCGGTACAACAAAGAGACCGAACTGACCGCCAAAGTTGAACGAGGGTCGAATACCTTCGACTACGACTTGCAGTCAAAATAA